TGATGATTTTCACCTGGCTGGTGCTGTTTGTGGTGTTGGGATTGACCGGTGCCTGGTGGTGGCAGAATCATAAAGCCGCTCAGGACGATTTAGTCTCGATGGGCGATCAAAATGCCTCGGTTGAAGAGGATGGCCGCCAGTCTATCGCGTTAAGCGACGATAACGCCAACGGCGGCGCGCAAACTGCCATTCCTCTGGACAATAAGCCAGCGACGGCAAACAACGCCCCGTCCTCAGTGACCGCGACCAGCGACAACGGCACGCCGGCAGCCACCGCGCAGAGCAGCCAGGTGACGGCTTCAAACGCTGCGCCAGCGGCGAATGCCGTGAATGACAATACACCACCGGTCGCCGTTGCCCCTTCGCAGGCTGCAACCAATAGCAGCGCCGCTGCACCTCTGCCCACCGGCAGCGCAGCGGTCAGCCGGCCTGCCGCTGATGCTAATGCCATGATGATGACTTTTTCTCGTGATTGCTGGCTGGACGTCACCGATGCAACCGGCAAGAAACTGTTCAGCGGTATACAACGCAGCGGTGGTAAACTAAGTCTGGCGGGAAAAGCACCCTATCATTTAAAGATTGGCGCTCCGGCCGCAGTACAGATCGAATATCAGGGTAAACCTGTCGATCTGGGTCGTTTTATCCGTACTAACCAGGTTGCTCGCCTGACCGTAGGTGCGCCATAACGCATCTTCTCTGGTCGCGAGTGATTGTGGAGAAAGAATATGCATAACGAAGCACCCATTACCCGCCGCAAATCAAAACGCATTTACGTCGGCAAGGTGCCCGTGGGGGACGGTGCGCCTATCGCCGTTCAGTCCATGACCAACACCCGCACTACCGATGTTGCCGCAACGGTCGCTCAGATCAAAGCGCTGGAACGCGTTGGTGTGGACATCGTGCGCGTGTCCGTACCCACCATGGATGCCGCAGAAGCTTTTCGTCTTATCAAGCAGCAGGTTAACGTTCCGCTGGTCGCCGATATCCACTTTGACTACCGTATTGCGCTGAAAGTCGCAGAGTATGGCGTGGACTGCCTGCGAATCAACCCAGGCAATATCGGTAATGAAGAGCGTATCCGCACCGTTGTCGATTGCGCCCGCCATTACAATATCCCAATACGTATTGGGGTGAACGGTGGGTCGCTGGAAAAAGATCTGCAGGAAAAATACGGCGAGCCAACGCCGCAGGCGCTGCTGGAGTCGGCTATGCGCCATGTCGATCATCTCGACCGGCTCAACTTTGATATGTTCAAGGTTAGCGTAAAAGCGTCAGACGTTTTTCTTGCCGTTGAATCATATCGCCTGCTGGCAAAACAGATAGACCAGCCGCTGCACCTGGGGATCACCGAAGCCGGTGGTGCGCGTGCTGGGGCGGTCAAATCAGCGATTGGCCTCGGCCTGCTGTTATCTGAAGGCATTGGCGATACGTTGCGCATTTCGCTGGCGGCCGACCCGGTTGAAGAAGTGAAGGTGGGCTTTGATATCCTTAAATCGCTGCGTATTCGTGCGCGCGGCATTAATTTTATTGCCTGTCCAACCTGTTCACGTCAGGAATTTGATGTGATCGGTACGGTGAACGCGCTTGAAGAGCGGCTGGAAGATATTATCACGCCGATGGATATCTCCATTATCGGCTGTGTGGTCAATGGCCCCGGTGAAGCGACGGTTTCAACCATGGGCGTGACGGGCGGCAGTAAGAAAAGCGGCTTCTACGAAGATGGCGTACGTCTGCGCGAACGCCTGGATAACGACAACATGATAGACCAGCTGGAGGCGCGCATTCGTGCTAAAGCCACCATTCTGGACGCAGCACGCCGGATTGATATCCAGCAGGTTGAAAAATAATTGAATCGCATTGTGCCTGGCTTCTTTTGTAAGCCAGGCGTGATCGGCGCGGGCAGTTTTCGCCGTGACAGCGCAACAGCCGAAGCGTAACCCTGTTACGTAACAGTTATTTATCCATTTTAACAGTGCCAGGCTGTTAATCTGATGAATAGTGAGGCCGGGCGCTTTCCTGGCGCAGAGAGTCGGTAAACCCGCCTGCGCATCACCAGATAAAAGAGAATATTTAGTGGCGAAGAATATCCAGGCCATTCGTGGCATGAACGATTATCTGCCGGCTGACACCGCCGTGTGGCAGCGCGTAGAGCAAATCCTCAAACAGGTACTGAGCAGCTACGGTTTCAGCGAAATCCGCATGCCGATTGTAGAGCAGACCCCGTTATTCAAGCGCGCTATCGGTGAAGTCACCGACGTGGTTGAAAAAGAGATGTATACCTTTGACGATCGTAACGGTGAGAGTTTAACCTTGCGCCCGGAGGGTACCGCAGGCTGCGTGCGTGCGGGTATTGAGCACGGTCTGCTGTACAACCAGGAGCAGCGTCTTTGGTACATTGGCCCGATGTTCCGCTATGAACGTCCGCAAAAAGGCCGCTATCGTCAGTTCCATCAAATTGGTGCCGAAGTCTTTGGTTTACAGGGGCCGGATATTGATGCCGAACTGATTATGATGACCGCCCGCTGGTGGAAAGCGCTGGGTATTGCCGACCATGTAAGCCTGGAGCTGAACTCTATCGGCTCGCTGGAAGCGCGTGCGAACTATCGTAATGCGCTGGTCGCATTTCTTGAACAGCATATTGAGGTGCTGGACGAAGATTGTAAGCGTCGCATGTACTCCAACCCGTTGCGCGTACTGGACAGCAAAAACCCGGATATTCAGGCATTGCTGAACGATGCCCCGGCTCTTGGTGATTATCTGGATGATGAATCTCGCGAGCATTTCGCCGGGTTGTGCCATCAGTTGGATGCGGCAGGCATTGCTTATCGCGTTAATCAGCGTCTGGTACGCGGTCTCGACTATTACAACCGCACCGTATTTGAATGGGTAACCGACAGCCTGGGTGCCCAGGGCACCGTCTGCGCAGGCGGCCGCTACGATGGTCTGGTTGAACAGCTGGGTGGTCGCGCTACGCCGGCGGTCGGTTTTGCTATGGGGCTGGAGCGTCTGGTGCTGCTGGTACAAGCGGTTAATCCAGAATTTGAACCGATGCGCGTTGTCGATGTCTATGTTATCGCTTCAGGTGATGGCGTACAGAGTGCGGCGATGCTGCTGGCCGAACGGTTGCGAGATGCGCTGCCGGAACTGAAGCTGATGACCAATTTTGGCGGCGGTAACTTCAAGAAGCAGTTTGCTCGTGCAGATAAATGGGGCGCGCGTATCGCCCTGGTGCTCGGCGAAGATGAAGTGGCGAATAAACAACTGGTTATCAAAGATTTACGTAACGGCGAGCAGCAAACTCTGGCGCAGAGTGATGCGGCCGCCACATTGGCGGCGCTGTTACAGCTTTAAGCCTGAAGGCGAGCACGATTTAAAGGAGTAGAATTGCGTGGAAGTGTATAGCAACGAAAATGAACAAACCGATGCGCTGAAAAATTTCTTTGCCCAGAACGGCAAGGCGCTGGTCGTCGGTGTGGTATTAGGTGTCGGGGCCTTAATCGGCTGGCGCTTATGGAGCAATCAGCAGGACAGCGGTTCGCGTGAAGTTTCCGCGGCCTATCAGCAGGCGACCACGGGGCTGGATGCCAGCAAACCCGCATCGCTCGCAGCGGCAGCCAAGTTCGCCAGCGAAAACAGCAATACCTACGGTGCGCTGGCCTCACTGGATGTGGCAAAACGTTATATTGATAGCAATCAGCTGGATAAAGCCGCTGAACAGTTACAAAACGGCCTGAAAAACACCCAGGACGCGAACCTGCAGGCCGTGCTGAATGTGCGCCTGGCGCGCATCCAGCTGCAGCAGAAGCAGCCAGATGCAGTACTAAAGACGCTGGATAACGTTAAAGGCGATGGCTGGACGGCTATTGTGGCTGATGTACGCGGTGAAGCGCTGCTCAGCAAAGGTGATACCCAGGGCGCACGCGATGCCTGGAGCAAAGGGATCGCCTCTGATGGAGCATCGTCGCTGAAAGAGATGCTGCAAATGAAAGTGAATAATCTGCCGGGCTAATACGGTGAAATAGTTTGAGTGCGGCATGGTGGCTAAAAGGGCAAAGACCTGGTCGTACGTCGGGTGTTTTCCCCGGATCTGTCGGCTTGAAGTATCATGGATCGGGCTCTAAAAATTTGGCCTGCACAGGCACAAGAGGAATTTCATGGAATTGCGTAAGTTACTTTTGCCGGGACTGATGTCAGTCACCCTGCTTAGCGGATGTTCGTGGTTTAGTGGTGAAGAAGATGTTGTCACCATGTCACCACTACCGACGGTACAGAATCAGTTCGAACCGAAAAAAGTGTGGAGCACCTCCGTCGGAAATGGCGTGGGTGATTTTTACTCTAACCTGCATCCGACCTGGGCAGATAATACCGTTTACGCGGCCGATCGCCACGGTACGGTTAAAGCGCTGAATTCAGGCGATGGCAAGGAACAGTGGAAAGTTGACCTGTCTGAAAAAACAGGCTTTTTCTCAAGCAATATCCCGGCGCTGCTGTCAGGTGGACTGACCGTTGATAACGGCCGCGTTTACCTGGGTAGCGAACGCGCCCAGGTCTTTGCTCTGAACACCAGCGATGGCTCGATTGCCTGGCAGACTAAAGCGGCGGGTGAAGTATTATCCCGTCCGGTAGTCAGCGATGGGCTGGTGCTGGTTCATACCAGCAACGGCATGTTGCAGGGGTTCGATCAGCTAAGCGGCAATGTGAAATGGTCGGTCAATCTTGATGTGCCAGCACTGAGCCTGCGTGGCGAATCTGCACCGGCCAGCGCATTTGGCGCTGCCATTGTCGGTGGTGACAATGGGCGCGTGAGTGCGGTGATGATGAACCAGGGCCAGATTATCTGGCAGCAGCGTATCTCGCAGCCCGGCGGCGCTACTGAAATTGACCGCCTGGCCGACGTAGACACAACTCCGGTCGTGGTGAACGGCGTGGTATACGCGCTGGCCTATAATGGTAACCTGACGGCGCTGGATCTGCGCTCCGGCCAGATCCTGTGGAAGCGTGAGATTGGCTCCGTGCACGATATGATCGTTGACGCAGGCCGTATCTTCCTGGTCGATCAGGACGATCGCGTAATGGCGCTGAATACCGAAGGTGGCATCAGTATCTGGCGTCAGAGCGATCTTTTGCATCGCAACCTGACTTCACCCGTACTGTATAACGGCTATCTGGTGGTGGGTGACAGCGAAGGTTACCTGCACTGGATGAATACCGACGATGGGCGTTTCGTTGCCCAGCAGAAGCTGGACAGCTCTGGCTTCCAGACTGAGCCGGTGGTGGCCAGTGACAAACTACTGATCCAGTCGAAAGACGGCGAGGTTTACGCGATCACGCGTTAATCTGATTTTGCATGACTACCCGTTCGTTTCACCTGCTGGCAGGCTGAACGATCAAGGGTAAACGGCTCCTGATTAGTCAGGGGCCGTTTTGTTTTTCTCCCGGCGTGTTATCCTAAGCGCCATCGGCCTGTGCCCTGCGCCAGATCAACTGGCTACGGGCAGCGAAAAAAACTTCGCAGCCAGGCGCTTATTATTTAGTTATGAGGCTTCAATATGGTACCTGTGGTCGCGCTGGTCGGGCGTCCCAATGTGGGAAAATCCACCCTTTTCAACCGTTTAACGCGCACGCGAGATGCGTTGGTAGCGGATTTCCCCGGACTTACCCGAGACCGCAAATACGGTCGCGCTGAAATAGAAGGGCGTGAGTTTATTTGTATCGATACTGGCGGTATCGACGGTAACGAAGAGGGCGTAGAAACCCGTATGGCGGAACAGTCACTGCTGGCGATTGAAGAAGCCGATGTGGTGCTGTTTATGGTCGATGCCCGCGCCGGGCTGATGCCAGCCGATACGGCTATTGCTAAACATTTGCGTTCTCGTCAGAAGCCTACCTTCCTGGTTGCCAACAAGACCGATGGCCTTGATGCGGATTCGGCGGTAGTGGATTTCTG
This DNA window, taken from Erwinia tasmaniensis Et1/99, encodes the following:
- the bamB gene encoding outer membrane protein assembly factor BamB, producing MELRKLLLPGLMSVTLLSGCSWFSGEEDVVTMSPLPTVQNQFEPKKVWSTSVGNGVGDFYSNLHPTWADNTVYAADRHGTVKALNSGDGKEQWKVDLSEKTGFFSSNIPALLSGGLTVDNGRVYLGSERAQVFALNTSDGSIAWQTKAAGEVLSRPVVSDGLVLVHTSNGMLQGFDQLSGNVKWSVNLDVPALSLRGESAPASAFGAAIVGGDNGRVSAVMMNQGQIIWQQRISQPGGATEIDRLADVDTTPVVVNGVVYALAYNGNLTALDLRSGQILWKREIGSVHDMIVDAGRIFLVDQDDRVMALNTEGGISIWRQSDLLHRNLTSPVLYNGYLVVGDSEGYLHWMNTDDGRFVAQQKLDSSGFQTEPVVASDKLLIQSKDGEVYAITR
- the ispG gene encoding flavodoxin-dependent (E)-4-hydroxy-3-methylbut-2-enyl-diphosphate synthase, translating into MHNEAPITRRKSKRIYVGKVPVGDGAPIAVQSMTNTRTTDVAATVAQIKALERVGVDIVRVSVPTMDAAEAFRLIKQQVNVPLVADIHFDYRIALKVAEYGVDCLRINPGNIGNEERIRTVVDCARHYNIPIRIGVNGGSLEKDLQEKYGEPTPQALLESAMRHVDHLDRLNFDMFKVSVKASDVFLAVESYRLLAKQIDQPLHLGITEAGGARAGAVKSAIGLGLLLSEGIGDTLRISLAADPVEEVKVGFDILKSLRIRARGINFIACPTCSRQEFDVIGTVNALEERLEDIITPMDISIIGCVVNGPGEATVSTMGVTGGSKKSGFYEDGVRLRERLDNDNMIDQLEARIRAKATILDAARRIDIQQVEK
- the rodZ gene encoding cytoskeleton protein RodZ; this translates as MNTEATQEKSNVNSTGERLRTAREQMGLTQQNVAERLCLKLSTIRDIEEDNSPASLASTFLRGYIRSYARLVHVPEEELLPMMAKQAPVRDAKVEMMQSYSLGKQRKKRDGWLMIFTWLVLFVVLGLTGAWWWQNHKAAQDDLVSMGDQNASVEEDGRQSIALSDDNANGGAQTAIPLDNKPATANNAPSSVTATSDNGTPAATAQSSQVTASNAAPAANAVNDNTPPVAVAPSQAATNSSAAAPLPTGSAAVSRPAADANAMMMTFSRDCWLDVTDATGKKLFSGIQRSGGKLSLAGKAPYHLKIGAPAAVQIEYQGKPVDLGRFIRTNQVARLTVGAP
- a CDS encoding YfgM family protein, translated to MEVYSNENEQTDALKNFFAQNGKALVVGVVLGVGALIGWRLWSNQQDSGSREVSAAYQQATTGLDASKPASLAAAAKFASENSNTYGALASLDVAKRYIDSNQLDKAAEQLQNGLKNTQDANLQAVLNVRLARIQLQQKQPDAVLKTLDNVKGDGWTAIVADVRGEALLSKGDTQGARDAWSKGIASDGASSLKEMLQMKVNNLPG
- the hisS gene encoding histidine--tRNA ligase; this encodes MAKNIQAIRGMNDYLPADTAVWQRVEQILKQVLSSYGFSEIRMPIVEQTPLFKRAIGEVTDVVEKEMYTFDDRNGESLTLRPEGTAGCVRAGIEHGLLYNQEQRLWYIGPMFRYERPQKGRYRQFHQIGAEVFGLQGPDIDAELIMMTARWWKALGIADHVSLELNSIGSLEARANYRNALVAFLEQHIEVLDEDCKRRMYSNPLRVLDSKNPDIQALLNDAPALGDYLDDESREHFAGLCHQLDAAGIAYRVNQRLVRGLDYYNRTVFEWVTDSLGAQGTVCAGGRYDGLVEQLGGRATPAVGFAMGLERLVLLVQAVNPEFEPMRVVDVYVIASGDGVQSAAMLLAERLRDALPELKLMTNFGGGNFKKQFARADKWGARIALVLGEDEVANKQLVIKDLRNGEQQTLAQSDAAATLAALLQL